TAGATAACGGGATTGGGTAATGTGGCGGTTTGCGGACCATGAAGTCAAGACAGGCATGACCAGAAAAATCTTTGTGCTGAGGCACGGACAAACCCAGTTTAACGCCGAACGTAAGTTGCAGGGGCACTGCAATTCACCGCTTACTGCGACAGGCAAAGCGCAAGCCCTGGCGATGGGCACACACCTCAAATCTCATTTACAAGGCCGAAGCTATCGCATGTATGCCAGTTCACTCGAACGTGCTGTAGAAACTGCGCACATTATTTGTGATGAAGTCGGTTATGCTAAAACTGACCTCACCCATGAGCCCCGCCTGAAAGAGTTCTCGCTTGGGCAATGGGAAGAAAAACCTTTGTTCGATCTGCTGGATGAAAAGCCTGATCTCCTGGATGCGCCCGACTGGTATCTGCAAGCACCAGACGGAGAGTCGTTTGCGGAGGTAAAATATCGGGTTAATGCGTGGTTAGATGAAGCGCCGCATCATCTGGATCTGGTGGTGGTTTGTCATGGCCTGACCGGGATTGTGTTGCGCGGCCTTTTGCTGGGTTTAAGCTACGATGACATCTGGCAACTCGATCTTCCTCAGGATGCTTTCTATATTATCAAAGACGGTGAAGTTGAGCGGGTCAGTTGTTTTCATGACGGTCACTTTTTGGGGCGCTGAGAGAACGCATTCAACACGTTTCAAGATGCAGGTCAGAATAGCCTGGCTGAGCAATTTTTAACTGGGTATTTCACTTTTATGATTTTGATCAAGTTTCCTTTCGTGGTTTTGAAAATACGAGCTACTTTGTTGAAAAACGCGTGAGTTATCCCTTTTTGTCCCTGATAGCCTACCGGCAATGATTCGTAACGTATGGAGTTACGGACACGCAAAGCGCCATTGTTGGCTGCGCAAAAGGAGCACAAAATGTCTAATATGTTTTACATTCCTTCCTCTAACCTGATGGGTCCTGGCTGTCTGAGTGAAGCGGCAACTGCCATTGCCTCGCACGGTTTTAATCGCATTCTGATCGTGACAGACAAATTTCTGAACAAAATCGGGGTCGTGGAAAAAGTCAGTAAACTGCTTGAGCAAGCTGGTGTTGCGTCTGTTGTGTTTGATGAAACCAAACCTAACCCAACGGTGGAAAACGTCGAAGCGGGCCTGGCTAAGTTAAAAGCCAACAACTGTGACTGTGTGATGTCACTGGGCGGCGGTTCACCTCACGACTGTGCGAAAGGGATTGCGCTGCTGGCGGCCAATGGCGGTGAAGTTAAAGATTATGAAGGAGTGGATCGTTCAGCGAAACCGCAACTTCCTCTGTTTGCAGTCAATACCACAGCCGGTACTGCATCAGAAATGACCCGTTTTTGTATCATTACCGATGATGCGCGTCATATCAAAATGGCGATCGTTGACAAGCACGTCACGCCACTGATGTCGGTGAATGATCCGGAGCTGATGCTGGCTAAACCTGCATCGCTGACAGCGGCAACCGGCATGGATGCACTGACTCACGCCATCGAAGCTTACGTTTCTATTGCTGCAACGCCGATCACTGATGCGGTGGCGATTAAAGCGATTGAGATGATTCAGGCTAATCTGCGCCAGGCAGTCGATCATGGTGATGACATTCAGGCTCGTGACAACATGGCTTACGCTCAGTTTATGGCCGGTATGGCGTTTAACAACGCATCATTGGGTTACGTTCACGCGATTGCTCACCAGTTGGGTGGTTTCTACGACCTGCCACACGGTGTATGTAATGCTGTCCTCCTGCCACATGTACAGCGCTACAACAGCGAAGTCGCCGCTGAGCGCCTGACTGACGTTGCTCGAGCACTGGGTGTGGATACAACAGGTATGACAGGCAGCGACGGCGCGGCGGCAGCCATTGCGGCGATTTGTCAGTTGTCTTCTGATGTACGCATCCCAGCAGGCCTGACAGAGCTGGGCGTTAAAGAAGAAGACTTCGACATCCTGGCCGAAAATGCACTGAAAGATGCTTGTGGTTTCACGAACCCTAAACAAGCTACGCATGAAGAGATCGTTGCGATTCTGAAAGCGGCAATGTAATCAGATAAGGCGCGGATGCCATTTCGCTGCGCTTTTGTCATCATCATACTGATTACAGTAAACACATTCTGCCCGCACTTCGCTGCGGGCGTTTTGTTTTCGAGAATGAGTGCAGTCGCTAAGTTCGCATTCTTGTCACATTGTATTTGCAGTTTTATCGTGTAGTCTGCTCAAGATTGTAAACTAGGCCTCATTCTTGCCTTTGTTACACGCCAAATACTCCCTTTTTCAGCGCAAGTGATGTTTAACACCGCATTTATTCACTACACTGACAATCTCGAAAAATAACAATAATGACGACTTGGATGGCATGAAAACACTCAATAGTTTCCACCGCGTCGATGAAACGCAATACGCGTTATCGACCGGTAAAGTCAATCTGCTGCATTATCATCTGCCTAAGCATTTTCAGGGCGAATACCGCTGCTTTGAAACGCCACGCCTGTGTACGATTTTGCAGGGCGAAAAGCATATCCGAATCAATCAGTCTGAGTCGTTGAATTACCATAAAGAGCAATGTGTGCTGTTACCACCTCATGCCAATGTCATGATGTCGATGCCGGAGTTTACCGAGGCGCTGGTGTATGAGTTCAGCGAAGATGTACTGGAAGATGTCAGTGCCAGAGTCAATGAGCAGTTGGAAGTTGACACGTCTTTACAGGCTGAAAACGGCCACTTTCAGCTGTCCGGTTTACAGGATCGGATGTCAGCCTTACATCTACGCACACTGGAGATTCTGCGCAGCAATGACAGTAACATTCCCTTTCTGATCGATCTGGTGACGCAGGAGATGGTGTATGAACTGATGAAACGCCAGGGATCTTACGATATTTTGTCTCAGCACAAAAATCATCCGATTCATCGCGCAATTCGCCTTATGAAGTCATCGGTCAGCGAAGTCTTGTCGATCTCGCAACTGGCAGAAGAAGTGCAGATGTCACTGCCCAATTTCAGCCAGAAGTTCAAACTAGTGACTAACCAGACTCCGAAAGAGTACCTGACCCGGCTCAAGTTGCAGCAGGCAAGGCGCTACCTTAGTCATTTGTCGGTGACTGACACGGCGCTTGAACTTGGCTATGAAAATATTTCCCACTTTATCCGCCTGTTCAAAAAAGAGTTTGGTGTAACTCCGAAGCAGTTCAAACTCTCACGTCACAGCTAGTCTTAAACTTCAGGTATCGTCAGCCCTCACTCTTTTTTCGTGCTGGCGTATCACGGAGAGTCGTGTATGTCGGTACCACCTTTATTGTCTTTATCACCGTCTTTGAGCCAGAACACGGTACTGATTCGTGGTTTGTTCCGCGGCAAATACCACTGGGGTGATTTACCGCAACGTCTGCAATGTCTGTTTCCGCAGCGTCGTTTTATCTGCCTCGATATTCCTGGTGCCGGCACCCGCTGCAGAGAAATCTCTCCCTGTCACATTGATGGCATGGTTGAAAGTTTGCGTAATCAATTGCCCAAGGATCAACGGGTTGATCTGATAACGATTTCTATGGGCGGTATGGTGGGGTTGCAGTGGGCGCACAATTATCCGCACCAGGTTCAGAGCCTGTTGTGCATCAACACCACGGCGCGTGGATTCAGCCCGTTTTATCAGCGGCTGCGCCCGCAAAATTATCTCCCCATTCTCAGCGCTTTGCGTGCTGATCCCGAGCGCAGAGCTGAACTGATTTACGCTATGGTTGCTAATCGCCCGCCTGATCAGCAAGTGATTAACGATTGGGCGGAACTGGAGCGGCGTTATCCGATGCAAAGCGGTAATTTCTTCCGCCAGCTGGTGGCGGCCATGCGTTTTCGGGCGATAAAACCATCATGCCCGGTTCGCTTTATCTCGTCACGGTGCGATCACCTGGTCAGTTACCAAGCGACGCAGGCGTTAGCGCTTGCCTGGGGTTGCAGTCTGGTCATCAATCAACAGGACGGACATGATATACCGCTCGATAACCCGGACTGGCTGTGTCATCAGCTGACTGAGTGGTTGTAGCACGAATAACTGATATATTTGTTAATTTAGTGTGCACCTATTCACATAAACAATTTGACGACTTTGCTTTTCTTTCAATATCGCCAACTTTTTAATTGATAGTTTAATCACAACGTCAGAGGGTTACTATGAACGGATATAAAAAGCTTTTGCTCATTCCATGTTGTTTGTTTTCAACCACAGTGTTCTCAGCGGATTATAATCCCCAATCTGTTGCACCTCATCCTTATATCGGCCTGGCTTATGCCTATGTGGATGCGGATATAGAAGTTGATGGAGTAGGCTCAGATAATATTGATAACAGCTTGCTTGGTCTTATTGTCGGTTATCAGTTACACCAGAATTTTGCGGTTGAGTTTCGCGGTTATGGCAATATATCAGACTATGATGCATTCGGATCATCAATTGAAGTCGATACAGCGTTTAGCTTACTGGGGCGAGGAATTATCCCTATTTCAGAAAACTTTACAGTTTATGGTCTGGTTGGTGCTGGGAAAGTTAAAGGCAAAATCGATAGCTATTCTGAGACTGAAACAGAAATTCAGTATGGTGTAGGAATGGCGATCAATAAAGGTCAGCCGCTTGAGCTTCAAGTGGAGTGGTTCAGGATGTTTGACGACAGTTTCGGCGTTGAGGGTGTCAATTTTGAGGGTGATAACATCAACGTCAATTTGGTTTACCACCTTTAGTTGCTGATTTACCTGATATAAAAAAGGGCGAACCAGTGGTTCGCCCTTGTCTTTCATTCTGCTTGTTAGCCTTGTTTACGAATCAGGTAATCAAAGGCACCCAGGCTTGCTTTTGCACCTTCACCCATCGCAATGATGATTTGCTTGTAAGGTACGGTGGTTGCGTCACCGGCCGCAAAAACGCCTGCCATGCTGGTTTCACCGCGGCTGCCAATTTCGATTTCACCGCGGTTTGAAAGTTCAACCGCAGAATCCTTCAACCACTCAGTGTTTGGAACCAGACCGATTTGAACGAAGATACCGGACAGTTCAAGCTGCTTGATTTCGTCAGTATTACGATCTTTATAAGCCAGACCGGTCACGCGCTTACCATCACCGATGACTTCGGTGGTCTGTGCCATGGTGATGATATCCACGTTAGGTAGTGAATTCGCTTTGTTAATCAGCACCTGATCGGCACGCAATGTGTCGGCAAATTCCAGTACCGTTACGTGTTCTACGATGCCTGCCAGATCAATGGCCGCTTCGATACCTGAGTTACCACCACCGATGACGGCGGTTTTCTTACCTTTGAACAGCGGACCGTCACAGTGTGGGCAGTAGGCAACCCCTTTATTACGGTATTCTTGCTCGCCCGGTACGTTCATTTCACGCCAGCGTGCACCAGGGCTCAGGATAATACTGTTACTTTTCAGAGTCGCGCCACTTTGCAGATTGACATGGATTTTGCCGTCGGCGGTAAATTCCGAGCCCATCAGCTTTTCGGCTTGCTGTTCGGTAATAATATCAACGCCGTATTCTTTAAGGTGCTCACCAAGGTTCGCCACCAGTTTTGGTCCTTCAGTGTGTTTCACCGAGATAAAGTTCTCGATTGCCATGGTGTCCATCACCTGGCCACCCAAACGCTGAGCAACAATACCGGTACGGATACCTTTGCGGGCTGCGTAAATTGCTGCTGCCGCACCAGCCGGGCCACCGCCCACAACCAGTACATCGTATGGGTCTTTTTCGTTCAGGCTGGCGGCCGCTTTCTCTGCTGCGCCGTCGTCTAGCTTGTTGAGTATTTCAGCCAGTGTCATACGACCCTGACCAAACAGTTCGCCATTTACGAATACACTCGGTACTGCCATGATATCGCGCTGTTTTACTTCATCCTGGAACAGGGCGCCATCGATCATGGTGGTGCGTATATCTGGATTAATCGCGGCCATCATATTGAAGGCTTGCACTACATCCGGACAGTTCTGGCATGACAGGGAGATAAACACTTCCACGTCCAGCTTTTTGTCCAGTCGTGCAATCTGATCAATCGTGGCCTGATCGAGTTTGATCGGATGGCCGCCTGAGTGCAGCAGTGCCAGAACCAGAGAAGTAAACTCATGACCCATAGGGACGCCGGCAAAACTCAAAGAGGTGCCTTTGTCCGGGTTGGTTACTGTCATGACAGGCTTGCGATCACTGGCATTGTCGTCGCGTTCCACGCTGACAAGTTCGCTCAGCGAAGCAATGTCATTCGCCAGTTCAAGAATATTTTGCGCGCCTTTACTTTCATCTAGGCTGACCACTAGACGGACTGGCTGTTTTAAGTTCGCCAGATACTGAGATAACTGCTGTTTGATCGCTTGGTCTAACATACCGGGATACCTTTATTATTTATTTTAAATGGAGTGGTCACTCTGGATAAAAGGAAGAGCCAGCCGGGCATTCAGGTCGTCAGGTAGAGCGCCCGGCCAGCTCTTAAATCATCTTGTAATCATGGGATTACGGATTAATTTTGCTAGAAAGTCTGATTAGATTTTGCCAACCAGGTCCAGTGACGGAGCCAGAGTCTCTTCACCTTCTTTCCATTTTGCCGGACATACTTCGCCTGGGTGAGAAGCGACGTATTGCGCTGCTTTCACTTTACGCATCAGGTCTTCTGCGTCACGGCCGATACCTTCAGCAGTGATTTCCATAGCCTGGATAGTCCCTTCTGGATCAATCAGGAATGTTGCACGGTCTGCAAGACCCTGGCCTTCACGCATTACACCGAAGTTGTTGGTGATGTTGCCGGTTTGGTCGCCAACCATGTAGTAGTTGATCTTGCCGATAGTGTCTGAGCTATCGTGCCATGCTTTGTGAGTAAAGTGGGTGTCAGTCGATACTGAGTACACTTCAACACCGCGAGACTGAAGCTCAGCGTAATGGTCTGCAAGGTCGCCTAGCTCTGTCGGACATACGAAAGTGAAGTCCGCAGGATAGAAGAAAAATACTGCCCATTTACCCAGAACGTCCTGTTCTGTGATGTCTACGAATTCGCCGTTTTTGAATGCAGTCGCGCTAAATGGTTTGATTTTAGTATTAATCATATTCCGAGTTTCCTTTAAGTTATTGGTTGGAATGTCTTGTCTTCGGGAACTATATTCCCACCAAGTCGAGATTAAGAAAAATCGCTTATTGCTATTAAATTGATAGGTGATTTCTATCCAAAAATGCGCTTAGTAAGCTTTGGTGCAAACGAGAGAGGAAGATCCAGAAAGGTGAGAGCAGGAGGTCGGATTTTATTTTTCTTCTATTTTACAGCTGGTTAGGTTTTCTTTTGCGTTAGCTTGCTGTACAGGGCCAGAGAGACTTTAGATATTGGCCTGCGGCCCAGAATATGGCTGATAGCCCAGCCCGCCTTGGCGACCTGCTGCAGATCGACCCCGGTGTGTATTCCCAGTCCTTGGCACAGATAGAGCACATCTTCTGTCGCCACATTGCCCGCCGCGCCTGGCGCGTAGGGGCAGCCACCTAAGCCTGCCACACTGCAGTCTATGGTGGTAATGCCCATTGACAGCGACTGATACAAATTGGCCAGAGCCATCCCCCAGGTATCGTGAAAATGCACGGCTAACTGCTTTGCCTGCACTTGTTTCCGGACTGCCTCAAGCATCCGGGCGATACGCAGTGGCGTGCCTGTGCCGATCGTATCGCCAAGCGAGATCTGGTAGCAGCCGAGGTCGCGCAATGCTTCGGCGACACTGGCGACTTGTTCGGGTGGTGTCGGTCCGTCATAAGGGCAGTCAGCCACGCAGGAGAGATAGCCGCGGACTTTGAGTCCTAGTTGTTGTGCCTGGCTGACAACGGGCTCGAAGCGCTGCAGGCTTTGCTCGATTGAGCAATTGATGTTGTGCTGGCAAAAGCCCTGCGAAGCTGAAGTAAAGATGGCGATCTCATCCGCCTGACAGGCGATGGCCTGTTCGAGGCCGCGCAGGTTGGGAACCAGCGCCGAGTAAGTCACGGTCGGCGCGCGTTGAATGCCGCTGAACACTTCATGGGAGTCTGCCATTTGCGGCACCCATTTGGGGGAGACAAACGCACCGGCTTCAATATAAGTCAGACCGCTGGCCGATAGCTGGTCAATCAGCGCGATTTTAGCCGCGCTAGTGACCGCACTTTCATTTTGCAGCCCGTCACGGGCACCGACTTCAACCAGAGTGACGGCTGGTGGAAATTCGCACAAGAGGCCTGCCCGGGAAAGAAGCGCTTTCATTGAGGTTCTCCCGTGTTGCCGCCTGAAGGGGGAATCCAGTTTGGCGCACGTTTGGCAAAAAAGGCGCTCAGCCCTTCCTGGCCCTGGGGGGACACGCGGATGTCGGCGATTAATTGGCTGGTATAAGCGATCAGTTTTTGATCGAGCGGGCTGTCGGCGCAGCGCTGGCACAGGGCTTTGGCCTGCGTCAGGGCGGCGGGGCTGTTGAGCAGGATTTGCTCGCAAAGCTGTTGCACCGCCAGCGATAAATCTTGGGGCTGGTCACTGACCTGTTGATGAATTAACCCCATCTGCAGCGCGCTGGCGGCATCAAACGGTTCGGCGGTCAGCATATAGCGCCGTGCCTGTCGCTGGCCAAGGGTTCGGCACACATAGGGGGCAATGGTGGCCGGGATCAAACCCAGTTTCACTTCACTTAAGCAAAAGCGGGCACCGGCACTGGCTAGCGCGATATCGCAGCAACAGATAATGCCCAGTGCGCCGCCGAATGCACAGCCTTGCACTGCAGCAATAGTCGGATGGGGAAAAGTATCCAGGGTCTGCATCAGCAGCGCCAGCTGGGCGGCATCGCTGTGATTATCCGAATGTGATTTGGTTGCCATCGCGCGCATCCAGTTGAGATCGGCACCGGCAGAAAAATGGCGGCCATTGGCCTTGAGGACCAGCAGGCGTACCTTGGTATCTTTGGCCAAATCGTTGAGGTGATGCAAGAGCAAAGCAATCATCTGATCATCAAATGCATTCGATTTGTCGATACGGTTGAGAGTTAAGCTGGCGATACCGCTGGCGGATAGTTCACACAGTACACTTGGCTGAGCTGGGTTCATGGCGCGACTCCTGGTTTACATACGGAAAATACCGAACTGGCTGTCGGCGATTGGCGCACGCAGCACAGCCGCCAATGCACGTCCGAGAGTGTCGCGGGTTTCGAGCGGGTCGAGGATGCCGTCATCCCATAAGCGGGCACTGGCGTAATAGGGGCTGCCCTGGGTATCGTATAACTCGACAATCGACTGCCTGAAGGCGGCGGCTTCTGATTCTGACCACTCTTGCTGACGCCGGGCTTGAATGTCATGCCTTACTTGGGTGAGCACCCCTGCGGCCTGCTCACCGCCCATGACGGAAATGCGTGCGTTGGGCCACATCCACATCATGGTCGGATTATAGGCTCGGCCGCACATGCCGTAGTTGCCGGCCCCGTAAGAGCCGCCAATGATGACGGTAAACTTAGGCACGTCGGCACAGGCGACGGCCATCACCAGTTTCGCGCCATGCTTGGCAATGCCTTCCGCTTCGACCTTTTTTCCGACCATGAATCCGGTGATATTCTGCAAAAACAGCAGCGGGATTCTGCGTTTGGCACACAGTTCAATAAAGTGGGCCCCTTTTTGCGCTGATTCGGAAAACAGGATGCCGTTATTGGCCACAACACCTATCGCGTGACCGTGTAACGTGGCAAAGCCACAGACCAGTGAACTGCCATACAAAGCCTTAAATTCATCAAACTGAGAGTCGTCCACCAGACGGGCAATGATTTCGCGTACATCAAACGACAAACGCAGATCAGCGTTAACGATCCCGTACATTTCTGCGGCGTCATAGCGTGGCGGCAGCACCGAATCAGGCACAAGTGTGGGTGGAAAGTTAGTGCTGGCGATCGCCTGGCGGGCTAGGGAGAGTGCGTGCTGGTCATTGTCCGCGTAATAATCAGCGACACCGGATTTTTTACAATGCACATCCGCACCGCCCAGTTCTTCTTCACTGACCACTTCACCGGTCGCGGCCTTGACCAGCGGCGGCCCGGCGAGAAAAATAGTGCCTTGCTGGCGGACAATAATCGATACGTCTGCCATGGCCGGAATATAGGCTCCTCCCGCGGTGCATAGTCCCATCACCACCGCGATTTGCGGGATCCCTTTGGCGGACATGCGGGCCTGATTGTAGAAGATACGCCCGAAATGGTCGCGGTCCGGAAAAACGTCGGCCTGATAAGGCAGATTAGCGCCGCCGGAGTCAACCAGATAGACGCAGGGCAGGTGGCAGCGTTCGGCAATTTCCTGGGCGCGCAGATGTTTTTTTACCGTGAGTGGATAATAGGTGCCGCCTTTGACGGCCGGATCATTGGCGACCACCATACACTCAATGCCGTGAATGGTGCCAATGCCGGCGACCACACCTGCGCAGGGCACATCGTCTTCATAAACCTGCCACGCGGTAAACTGACCGATTTCGATAAAGGGGCTGGCAGGGTCGAGCAACTGCATCACCCGCTCGCGTACCGGCAGTTTGCCTTTCTGACGCTGGCGTTCAATCGCTTGTTCGCCCGCCCCCTGCAGCAGGGTTGCTCTGTGCTCAGCAAGCTGCTCTACCAGTGTAGTCATGTGTTCCAGGTTGCGTTGGTAAAGTTCAGAGCTGGTTTTGATTTTGCTGTTAATCACGGCCATACGCACTCCGTTACAGGTTTAACGTGACTCGTTGAACAGTTCCCGCCCAATCAATATACGGCGGATCTCTGACGTTCCGGCGCCGATTTCATACAGCTTGGCATCGCGCAGCAGGCGGCCGGCCGGAAAGTCGTTGATATAGCCATTGCCGCCTAACAGCTGAATCGTATCTAACGCCATTTGTGTGGCCAGTTCAGCACTGTACAGAATGGCTCCGGCCGAATCTTTACGGGTCACTTCGCCGCGATCACACGCGCCAGCGACGGCATACACATAAGCACGCGCAGCATTCAGACGGGTATACATGTCGGCGACCTTGGCCTGAACCAGCTGGAATTCGCCGATCGACTGACCAAACTGTTTGCGATCGTGAATATAGGGCAGGACCAGATCAAGACAGGCTTGCATGATGCCCAGCGGGCCGCCGGCCAGAACAACCCGTTCGTAATCCAGCCCGCTCATCAGCACTTCAATGCCGTGATTGATTTTGCCGAGCACGTTGTCATAAGGCACCCGGCACTGGTCAAAGACAAGTTCGCAGGTATTGGAACCACGCATACCCAGTTTGTCGAGCTTCTGGGCTGAAGAGAAGCCGGGAAATTCCCGCTCAACAATGAAGGCGGTAATGCCTCGTGAACCGGCTTCGGCGGCCGTTTTGGCGTACACAACCACCACATCGGCATCCGGTCCGTTGGTGATCCACATCT
This Vibrio ostreae DNA region includes the following protein-coding sequences:
- the ahpF gene encoding alkyl hydroperoxide reductase subunit F — protein: MLDQAIKQQLSQYLANLKQPVRLVVSLDESKGAQNILELANDIASLSELVSVERDDNASDRKPVMTVTNPDKGTSLSFAGVPMGHEFTSLVLALLHSGGHPIKLDQATIDQIARLDKKLDVEVFISLSCQNCPDVVQAFNMMAAINPDIRTTMIDGALFQDEVKQRDIMAVPSVFVNGELFGQGRMTLAEILNKLDDGAAEKAAASLNEKDPYDVLVVGGGPAGAAAAIYAARKGIRTGIVAQRLGGQVMDTMAIENFISVKHTEGPKLVANLGEHLKEYGVDIITEQQAEKLMGSEFTADGKIHVNLQSGATLKSNSIILSPGARWREMNVPGEQEYRNKGVAYCPHCDGPLFKGKKTAVIGGGNSGIEAAIDLAGIVEHVTVLEFADTLRADQVLINKANSLPNVDIITMAQTTEVIGDGKRVTGLAYKDRNTDEIKQLELSGIFVQIGLVPNTEWLKDSAVELSNRGEIEIGSRGETSMAGVFAAGDATTVPYKQIIIAMGEGAKASLGAFDYLIRKQG
- the ahpC gene encoding alkyl hydroperoxide reductase subunit C; translated protein: MINTKIKPFSATAFKNGEFVDITEQDVLGKWAVFFFYPADFTFVCPTELGDLADHYAELQSRGVEVYSVSTDTHFTHKAWHDSSDTIGKINYYMVGDQTGNITNNFGVMREGQGLADRATFLIDPEGTIQAMEITAEGIGRDAEDLMRKVKAAQYVASHPGEVCPAKWKEGEETLAPSLDLVGKI
- a CDS encoding carboxyl transferase domain-containing protein, with protein sequence MAVINSKIKTSSELYQRNLEHMTTLVEQLAEHRATLLQGAGEQAIERQRQKGKLPVRERVMQLLDPASPFIEIGQFTAWQVYEDDVPCAGVVAGIGTIHGIECMVVANDPAVKGGTYYPLTVKKHLRAQEIAERCHLPCVYLVDSGGANLPYQADVFPDRDHFGRIFYNQARMSAKGIPQIAVVMGLCTAGGAYIPAMADVSIIVRQQGTIFLAGPPLVKAATGEVVSEEELGGADVHCKKSGVADYYADNDQHALSLARQAIASTNFPPTLVPDSVLPPRYDAAEMYGIVNADLRLSFDVREIIARLVDDSQFDEFKALYGSSLVCGFATLHGHAIGVVANNGILFSESAQKGAHFIELCAKRRIPLLFLQNITGFMVGKKVEAEGIAKHGAKLVMAVACADVPKFTVIIGGSYGAGNYGMCGRAYNPTMMWMWPNARISVMGGEQAAGVLTQVRHDIQARRQQEWSESEAAAFRQSIVELYDTQGSPYYASARLWDDGILDPLETRDTLGRALAAVLRAPIADSQFGIFRM
- a CDS encoding hydroxymethylglutaryl-CoA lyase — protein: MKALLSRAGLLCEFPPAVTLVEVGARDGLQNESAVTSAAKIALIDQLSASGLTYIEAGAFVSPKWVPQMADSHEVFSGIQRAPTVTYSALVPNLRGLEQAIACQADEIAIFTSASQGFCQHNINCSIEQSLQRFEPVVSQAQQLGLKVRGYLSCVADCPYDGPTPPEQVASVAEALRDLGCYQISLGDTIGTGTPLRIARMLEAVRKQVQAKQLAVHFHDTWGMALANLYQSLSMGITTIDCSVAGLGGCPYAPGAAGNVATEDVLYLCQGLGIHTGVDLQQVAKAGWAISHILGRRPISKVSLALYSKLTQKKT
- a CDS encoding enoyl-CoA hydratase-related protein translates to MNPAQPSVLCELSASGIASLTLNRIDKSNAFDDQMIALLLHHLNDLAKDTKVRLLVLKANGRHFSAGADLNWMRAMATKSHSDNHSDAAQLALLMQTLDTFPHPTIAAVQGCAFGGALGIICCCDIALASAGARFCLSEVKLGLIPATIAPYVCRTLGQRQARRYMLTAEPFDAASALQMGLIHQQVSDQPQDLSLAVQQLCEQILLNSPAALTQAKALCQRCADSPLDQKLIAYTSQLIADIRVSPQGQEGLSAFFAKRAPNWIPPSGGNTGEPQ
- a CDS encoding helix-turn-helix domain-containing protein — its product is MKTLNSFHRVDETQYALSTGKVNLLHYHLPKHFQGEYRCFETPRLCTILQGEKHIRINQSESLNYHKEQCVLLPPHANVMMSMPEFTEALVYEFSEDVLEDVSARVNEQLEVDTSLQAENGHFQLSGLQDRMSALHLRTLEILRSNDSNIPFLIDLVTQEMVYELMKRQGSYDILSQHKNHPIHRAIRLMKSSVSEVLSISQLAEEVQMSLPNFSQKFKLVTNQTPKEYLTRLKLQQARRYLSHLSVTDTALELGYENISHFIRLFKKEFGVTPKQFKLSRHS
- a CDS encoding outer membrane beta-barrel protein, with product MNGYKKLLLIPCCLFSTTVFSADYNPQSVAPHPYIGLAYAYVDADIEVDGVGSDNIDNSLLGLIVGYQLHQNFAVEFRGYGNISDYDAFGSSIEVDTAFSLLGRGIIPISENFTVYGLVGAGKVKGKIDSYSETETEIQYGVGMAINKGQPLELQVEWFRMFDDSFGVEGVNFEGDNINVNLVYHL
- a CDS encoding histidine phosphatase family protein, which gives rise to MTRKIFVLRHGQTQFNAERKLQGHCNSPLTATGKAQALAMGTHLKSHLQGRSYRMYASSLERAVETAHIICDEVGYAKTDLTHEPRLKEFSLGQWEEKPLFDLLDEKPDLLDAPDWYLQAPDGESFAEVKYRVNAWLDEAPHHLDLVVVCHGLTGIVLRGLLLGLSYDDIWQLDLPQDAFYIIKDGEVERVSCFHDGHFLGR
- a CDS encoding isovaleryl-CoA dehydrogenase, with product MNSQYQPLSFGLGETIDMLREQVNAFSAQHIAPIADHIDRQNQFPEHLWALFGEMGLLGVTVSEEYGGAHMGYLAHVITMEEISRASASVGLSYGAHSNLCVNQIFRNGNADQRVKYLPKLLDGAWVGALAMSEPNAGSDVVGMQLKAERRNDHFVLSGTKMWITNGPDADVVVVYAKTAAEAGSRGITAFIVEREFPGFSSAQKLDKLGMRGSNTCELVFDQCRVPYDNVLGKINHGIEVLMSGLDYERVVLAGGPLGIMQACLDLVLPYIHDRKQFGQSIGEFQLVQAKVADMYTRLNAARAYVYAVAGACDRGEVTRKDSAGAILYSAELATQMALDTIQLLGGNGYINDFPAGRLLRDAKLYEIGAGTSEIRRILIGRELFNESR
- the yiaY gene encoding L-threonine dehydrogenase, whose protein sequence is MSNMFYIPSSNLMGPGCLSEAATAIASHGFNRILIVTDKFLNKIGVVEKVSKLLEQAGVASVVFDETKPNPTVENVEAGLAKLKANNCDCVMSLGGGSPHDCAKGIALLAANGGEVKDYEGVDRSAKPQLPLFAVNTTAGTASEMTRFCIITDDARHIKMAIVDKHVTPLMSVNDPELMLAKPASLTAATGMDALTHAIEAYVSIAATPITDAVAIKAIEMIQANLRQAVDHGDDIQARDNMAYAQFMAGMAFNNASLGYVHAIAHQLGGFYDLPHGVCNAVLLPHVQRYNSEVAAERLTDVARALGVDTTGMTGSDGAAAAIAAICQLSSDVRIPAGLTELGVKEEDFDILAENALKDACGFTNPKQATHEEIVAILKAAM
- a CDS encoding alpha/beta fold hydrolase, translated to MSVPPLLSLSPSLSQNTVLIRGLFRGKYHWGDLPQRLQCLFPQRRFICLDIPGAGTRCREISPCHIDGMVESLRNQLPKDQRVDLITISMGGMVGLQWAHNYPHQVQSLLCINTTARGFSPFYQRLRPQNYLPILSALRADPERRAELIYAMVANRPPDQQVINDWAELERRYPMQSGNFFRQLVAAMRFRAIKPSCPVRFISSRCDHLVSYQATQALALAWGCSLVINQQDGHDIPLDNPDWLCHQLTEWL